From a region of the Aythya fuligula isolate bAytFul2 chromosome 29, bAytFul2.pri, whole genome shotgun sequence genome:
- the LOC116499978 gene encoding olfactory receptor 14C36-like gives MPNISSVSEFLLLAFADTRELQLLHFALFLGIYLAALLGNGLILTAVACDHRLHTPMYFFLLNLALLDLGCISTTLPKAMANFLQDNRAISFAGCAAQVFLLLYFISAEFSLLTVMAYDRYVAICKPLHYGSLLGSRICAQMAAAAWGSGFIYSVLHTATTFSLPLCHGNALDQFFCEIPQILKLSCSDAYLREVGVVVAGVCLAFGYFVFIVVSYVQIFRAVLRIPSQQGRHKTFSTCLPHLAVVSLFICTAIFAYLKPPSISSPSLNLVVAVLYSVVPPAVNPLIYSMRNQELKDILKKMTQSVVFWLK, from the coding sequence ATGCCCAACATCAGCTCAGTAAgcgagttcctcctgctggcatttgcagacacacgggagctgcagctcctgcacttcgcgctcttcctgggcatctacctggctgccctcctgggcaacggcctcatcctcactgCCGTAGCCTgtgaccaccgcctccacacccccatgtacttcttcctcctcaacctcgccctcctcgacctgggctgcatctccactactctgcccaaagccatggccaatttCCTCCAGGATAACAGGGCCATTTCTTTtgcaggatgtgctgcacaggtctttCTGCTACtctatttcatttcagcagagttttctcttctcactgtcatggcctatgaccgctacgttgccatctgcaagcccctgcactacgggagcctcCTAGGCAGCAGAAtttgtgcccagatggcagcagctgcctggggcagtggttttatttattctgtgctgcacactgccaCTACATTTTCATTACCACTTTGCCATGGCAATGccctggaccagttcttctgtgaaatcccccagatcctcaagctttcctgctcagatgcctacctcagggAAGTTGGAGTGGTTGTGGCTGGTGTTTGTTTAGCCTttggttattttgttttcattgtggtgtcctatgtgcagatcttcagggctgtgctgaggattcCCTCACAGCAGGGAAGGCATAAAaccttttccacgtgcctccctcacctggctgttGTCTCCCTGTTTATCTGCACTGCAATctttgcctacctgaagcccccttccatctcttccccatccctgaACCTGGtggtggcagttctgtactcggtggtgcctccagcagtgaaccctctcatctacagcatgagaaaCCAGGAGCTCAAAGATATCCTGAAGAAGATGACTCAATCAGTAGTCTTTTGGCTGAAATAA
- the LOC116499882 gene encoding olfactory receptor 14J1-like, with product MANSSSVSEFLLLAFADTRELQLLHLALFLGIYLAALLGNGLILTTVACDHRLHTPMYFFLLNLALLDLGSISTTLPKAMANSLWDTRAISYEGCAAQILFSLFLVGAEYSLLTVMAYDRYVAICKPLHYGSLLGSRACAQMAAAAWGSGFLNAVLHTANTFSLPLCQGNAVDQFFCEIPQILKLSCSDAYLREAGLIVFSVSVLFGCSVFIVISYIQIFRVVLRVPSEQGRHKAFSTCLPHMAVVSLFISTAMFAYLKPSSISSPYLDLVVAVLYSVVPPAVNPLIYSMRNQELRDAMRTLVECTILQHIRL from the coding sequence ATGgccaacagcagctctgtgagtgAATTCCTCTTGCTGGCGTTCGCAGACAcgcgggagctgcagctcctgcacttagcgctcttcctgggcatctacctggctgccctcctgggcaacggcctcatcctcaccactgtagcctgcgaccaccgcctccacacccccatgtacttcttcctcctcaacctcgccctccttgACCTTGGGtccatctccaccactctgcccaaagccatggccaattccctgtgggacaccagggccatctcctatgAAGGATGTGCTGCACAAATCCTCTTTTCACTCTTCTTGGTTGGAGCAGAGTATTCCCTCCTCACCgtcatggcctatgaccgctacgttgccatctgcaagcccctgcactacgggagcctcctaggcagcagagcttgtgcccagatggcagcagctgcctggggcagtggctttctcaatgctgtcctgcacacagccaacacattttccctgcccctctgccaaggcaatgctgtggaccagttcttctgtgaaatcccccagatcctcaagctctcctgctcagatgcgTATCTCAGGGAAGCTGGATTAATTGTATTCAGTGTTTCTGTGTTATTtggttgttctgttttcattgttatttCCTATATTCAGATCTTCAGGGTAGTGCTGAGGGTCCCCTCTGAGCAGGGACgtcacaaagccttttccacgtgcctccctcacaTGGCTGTGGTCTCCCTGTTTATCAGCACTGCcatgtttgcctacctgaagccctCCTCCATCTCTTCCCCATACCTGGACCTGGtggtggcagttctgtactcggtggtgcctccagcagtgaaccctctcatctacagcatgagaaaCCAGGAACTAAGGGATGCAATGCGGACACTGGTAGAATGCACAATTCTTCAGCATATTCGCCTATAA